CCGGGGCCGATTTTTTCGTCATCAACGTCCCACTTTTGAGCGGACACGGCACCATCGCCCTCTTGGCCTTTCTGGGAGGGGTATCGGCCGCCGCCGGGATGGTTATGGTGGAATCGGTCGCCATATCCACCATGCTGCTCAACAATATCTTCATGCCGGTCATCGTTCGCTTCACCCCCCAACCCTGGTTTCCCTATCTGCTGATCAACCTGAAACGGCTCGGCATCATTCTGGTGATCTTCCTGGGGTATTTCTACTACCGGATCGCGGGCGACTCCTACATGCTGGTCAATATGGGGCTGATCTCCTTCTCGGCCGCCTGCCAGTTTCTGCCGGTCATGCTGGGGGGCCTCTATTGGAGGCGCGGCAACAAAACCGGCGCCATTACCGGTATCCTGTTCGGCTTTCTGACCTGGGCCTATACCTTGCTGCTCCCTTCGCTCGGCAAACCCGGCTGGCTTGGGATGGAACTGTTCACGAAAGGCCCTTTCGGCATCGGACTCCTCAAGCCGACCGAACTGTTCGGCCTCAGCAACATGGACCTGTGGAGCCACTCCCTGTTCTGGAGCATGCTGTTCAACGTGGGCGCATATATCTTCTGCTCGATCCTGTTGCGCCAGGACGAGTCGGAGCGCGAGCAGGTCCGGCGCTTCATCGGTAGCTACGAGCAGGAGCGCGCCTACTATCCGGCAGAGACCAAGCGTCTCTCCAAGCCGGTTACCATCGGCCAGTTCGTCAATCTGATGGCCAAGTTCATCGGAGAGGCGGATGCGCACCGAGCCATCAGCAGCCACCTGGGCGACCGGGAGATGGACGCGGACGGCAATGTTCCCGAGTTCGAACTGCCCAACCTGAAGCGGTTCACCGAGAAAACCCTGGCCGGGTCGGTCGGCGCGGCCGCCGCCGGGGCCATTGTGGACAGTTTCCTTTCCGACATGGGGTCACGCATGGAATCGGTCTACGATATCTTCAGCTCCGTGCGCACCTCCCTCGACCAGAGCCGCGAAGCTCTCTACGTCCGCCTGAAGGCGTCCGAGATCATCAATCGTACCCTTGACCTCCAGATCATCATGGATGACCTGCTCAACCTGCTCTTGAAGGAATTCAAGCTTGATGTGGCCTTCATCCAACTGCGCAACGGCAACGGCACCCTGACGGTCAAGAGCTATCAGGGGAGCAACCGGCGTCCCGTGGCTCCGCGGCATTGGTTCATGGAAAGCGCTCCCTACTGGGATATGGCGCTTTTGGACCGCAAGCCGCACTTCGTCAACGACACCAGCCAGATCAGTGGGACCGTCAACCTGGAGCAGACTATTGGGGAGGGAATCGTTTCCTGCGCCTATCTCCCCATCTTCCGCGAGGGCGAACCCTCCCTGGGGGTGTTATCGGTTTTTTCCAAATCGATCACCGGCATTTTCACCGAAGAGTTCATCAGCCTGCTGTGCAGTTTGGCGGGCCAACTGGCCCAGGCGGTCACCATTGTCCGCGAGATGGAGGCCAAGGAGCGGGAACGGAATGAGAAGGAACTGGCGCTCCTGACAAGCGCGCGGGTCACGCGGGACATGGAGATCGCCCAACAGATCCAGATGTCGCTCCTGCCCGACGCCGCCCCGGAGACCTTCGGGATCGATATGGCGGGCCGCTGCATCTCGGCCGCCCATGTGGGGGGCGATTATTACGATTTTTTCAAGCGCGACGACCGCACCATCGACCTCCTGATCGCCGACGTCTCCGGGCACAGCGTCGGCGCGGCCCTGATCATGGCCGAGGTACGCACCCTGTTGCGCGCCCAGGTCAATTCCGCCCACAGCGCCAGCGCCATTCTGCAAATCCTCAACAGCCAGCTTTACGACGATCTGACCCGCTCCGAGCTGTTCATCACCATGTTCTACGCCAAGTACAACTCCGCCACCGGCCGCCTTTCCTTCGCCAATGCCGGCCACAACCGTCCCATGATCAGCCGTGACGGCGAGCACTCATGCGTCGAGTTGGACGCGGAAGGCCTGATCCTCGGCGTCAAGACCTCGGTAATATTCGAGGAGCGCAGTTTCGAGCTTAAGGCGGGGGATGTGCTGCTCTTCTATACGGACGGCCTGACCGAGGCGCGCAACGAGCGGGACGAGATGTTCGGGACCGGGCGGGTATGCTCTCTCCTGGGCACGCTGCGGCACCTGCCGGCCAGGGAGATTATCGATGCGTTCTACGCGGCGGTCAGGGGCTTCACCGCTTCGGAAACATTCCAGGATGATATCTCCCTGGTCGTGCTCAAAATCCTGTAGAATCACCGCACCGTTCCCCGGCCTCGGCGCTCTGAGGGGGACACATAACGAAAGGAGTTACCCATGCAGTTGAAAATCGAAGAGAACGGAGCCGTCAGGGTCATCTACGTAAAGGAGGAACGCCTTGACGCCCACAACTCCGACGAGCTCAAGGCCGAACTGAACCGGCTGTTCGATAACGGGGCCAAAGACCTGTTGATCGACCTCAAGGAGGTACGTTTCATCGACAGTTCCGGGTTGGGGGTGCTGGTATCAGGATTCAAGAATGCATCCGCGCGCCAGGGGAGCCTCAAGCTTTCCGCGCTCCAGAGCCAGGTCAAGTCGATGTTCGAACTGACCCGCCTGCACCGGGTATTCGACATATTCCCGACGGTGGACGATGCGCTGGAGAGCTACTGACCGAGCCATCATTCACGTACCTGCAGTTTTCTCACACGCGAGGTTGTCATGAAGAACACCATCGACATAGAGATCGTTGTTCCCAACCAGACCCGTTACCTGAGCATGATCGGCAAAATCGGCGAAAATGTGGTGCGGGAGCTGGACCGCTTCAAAGGGGACCGGGAGGCCTTGGCGCACCACCTCAACGTGGTGCTGACCGAGGCCATGGTAAACGCCATCAAACACGCCAATGCCGCCGACCCCAGCAAGGAAATCCAGATACGCATCAGCGTCTCCGATCAGGAGATCTGCATCAAGGTCTACGACAGCGGGCAGGGTTTCGACCTCACGAGCGTACCCGATCCCAAGTTTGAAGCGGACCAGCTCGGCGAAAAGGGGCGCGGCATCTTCATCATCCGCTCTTTGATGGATTCCGTGGAGTACAAAAAGGCCGACGGAGGCAATGTCCTGGAGATGAAAAAATCCCTTGGCTAAAAAGGACGCGCCTCAACGCCCCATTCATTCAATTCCGTCAGCACGTTGCCAATCATTTTTTCAAGTTGTGCAGTAATGTTTTGGGAGAGTTCCGCTCCCATCTCGATACTGGCGGGCTGAATCCCGACCAGTACCATCTCACGGGGAGCATGCCCCAGCAACTCCGCCACGGCGAGAAGATCCTTGAGCCCCATCTGGTGAGGAGAAACCTTGGTTTGCAGAGCAATCGGCAACTCCTTGCCCGACAGCCGCACCAGCGTTCCCGGTTTGCCCCCCGTTTCGACCGCATCCACCACCAAGAGCCGCCCGATCCCTTCCAGCATGGGCAAAAGATCCAACCCCAGGGTGCCCCCGTCCATGATCTCCACTTGGGGCGGGAAGCGGTAGCGTTTCTGGAGTTCCTGGACCACCCGCACGCCTACCCCGTCGTCGCACATCACCAGATTGCCGATGCCGAGCACCAGGATAGCTGGGGCTTGGGCTTGACCGTCATGCAAAATCATGCACCCCTCCGCTGCGGAAAATGGACGCGCCCCCTGTGGCCCGGCTGAACCTAAAATATCCCCAGAATCCGTGACGCCGGAATACCTGAGCTGCCGGAAGAGCCGGAGCCCGCACGCCGTCCGTGCAGCACCAAGCCACTCACCACGCTGGGCCGCCGCCGGACGGTCGGCCATCTGCATCCCCGCAGAGGCAGAGGCATTCCGGACAAGCGGAGGCATGGAGGCGTCACGGATTCTGGGGATACACTAATCCTCTTTCTTCACCGTGAACTTGTAACCGCAGAACATGCTGGAAATCTCGCTGCCGTGCTCCTTGATGTCCATCAACCAGGCGCTGTAGATATGGTTGATGACGAAACCGACGATCAGCCACATGCCGAAATGATGGGTGAGCCGCATCCCCTGGTCGCTGAACAGGGCATACATGAAACCGAGCGCCCGGTGCATCGGCGAGGCGGGGGCGTGTTCGGCATACAACGCAAAGCCGGTCAGGATCATGGTGGAGTAGATGCAGAACAGGGCGATATAGGCGGTGGTCGCCAGGGGGTTGTGTCCAACGGTCTCGGGCACATCCTTGTCGATCAGCAGGTAGTAGCGCAGCATCCTGAGCAATTTATGACGCCCCCTGGCGGTGGCGAGCGGGAAAAACTCTTTCCACCCCGAGTACTTGTTGCCGATGAACGACCAGATCACCCGGGAGATCACGCTGACGGCAAACAGGTAGGCCGCGGCAAAATGGATGAAACGAATCCAGCCCATCGTAAAATCGGATGCCGAACGGCCGAACGAGAAGGGGGTGCCGATGAAGAAGCCGGTCACCGACAGCACGACGATGCAGATCACGTTGATCCAGTGGCACCAGCGCACCGGCAATTCCCAGATGTAGTTCTTGAATTTGCACTGTTCGCTCATAACCGGCCCCCCTTCTAGGAAACCTTCACTCTGATCACTTCATTTCCGGCGGTATCCACCACATGAACGGCGCAGGCCAGGCACGGGTCAAAGGAGTGGACGGTGCGCAGGATCTCCAGCGGTTTGGCGGGGTCGGCCACTGGTGTTCCGATCAGGGCCGCCTCGTAGGGGCCGCGCTGCCCCCGGGCATCCCGGGGGGACGCGTTCCAGGTGGAGGGGACAACCGCCTGGTAGTTGAGGATCTTCTGGTCCCTGATCTTGATCCAGTGCCCCAGGGCGCCGCGCGGCGCCTCGTGCCAACCGTAGCCGCTGGCCTCGGCGGGCCATTCGCCGGGGTCCCACTTCTCGTTGGCGTGGATGCGGTAATCGCCCTTGGCGATATTGGCGATCAGCTCGTCCAGCCATTTCGGAGTCTGGCGGGCGACCAGCAGGCAATCGATGCCGCGGGCGCCGGTCCTCCCCAGGGTGGAAAAGAGCGCCTCGGGGCCGACTCCCAGCTTGTTCAACACCATATCCACCGCCGCCTTGGCCTCCTTGTGGCCGGAGGCATACGCTACCAGCACCCGGGCCAAGGGTCCTACCTCCATGGCCTTTTCATCGTAGCGGGGCGCCTTGACCCAGGAGTACTTTTTGTCCGTATCCAGGTATTCGTAGGGGGGCTTGGGGCCGCTGTAGCGCGCCTCGGATTCGCCGTCCCAGGGATGGAGTCCCTTTTCCGGGCCGTTCTTGTACTCGAACCAGGAGTGGTCCACGTACTCGGCCACCTTTTTCTGGTCCACCGGCAGCACCTGGGAGATGTCCTTGCCCAGGATGGCGCCCTGGGGCAACCACTGGTTGCCGGCCGCATCGGGGAATTCGCCGTAGCAGAGGAAATTGCCCACCCCGCCGCCGATAGCGGCCCACTCCTTGTAGAAAGAGGCGACCGCCAGAAGGTCCGGGATATAGACCTTTTCCACGAAGTCCTGCGCCTTCTTCAGCAGGCGTTTGATCTCCATCAGCTTGTCGGCGTTGAGGGCGTTCTGGGAGTCGGGATCGATGGGGATCGACATGCCGCCCACCAGAAAGGTCTGGGGATGGGGATTCTTGCTCCCCAGGATGGCGTGAATCCTGATAACGTCCTTCTGCCACTCCAGGGCCTCCAGATAGTGGGCCGTCGCCATCAGGTTCGCCTCGGGGGGGAGCTTGTAGGCCGGATGGCCCCAGTAGGCGTTGGCGAACGGACCGAGTCGCCCCGATGCCACGAAGGCTTTGAGCCTGTCCTGCACCGATTTGAAGTAGGTCGGGGAGTTGTTGGGCCAGTCGGAGAGAGAGGCGGCCAGGGCAGAAGTCCCGGCCGGGTCGGCCTTGAGGGCCGAGGTCACGTCCACCCAGTCCAGGGCGTGCAGGTGATAGAAATGGATAACGTGATCCTGCACATTCTGGATGCCGATGATGATATTCCTGATCAACTGGGCGTTGGGCGGGATTTTGATCCTGAGCGCATCCTCCACGGCCCGGATGGAGGCGATGGAATGCACGGTAGTGCAGACGCCGCAGAAACGCTGGGTCCAGAACCAGGCATCCCGCGGGTCGCGCCCCTGGAGGATCTTCTCGATGCCACGGAACATGGTGCTGGAACTCCAGGCATCGGTGATCCTGCCGTTATCGATCTCGGCCTCGATGCGCAGATGTCCTTCAATCCTGGTAATCGGGTCAACCACTATCTTGGCCATTGCCTATCCCTCCCTGTTTTCGTCGCTGGGTTCCTTATCTCTCCTTATGGCGTTCAGTGCGCCGTGGACGGCAAAGGCCGTTGCGGCGCCGGCCGCGAGCCCGATGCCGATCTTGTCGGCGGTCTGCTCGATACCGAAACCGGGCACGTGGGGCAGACGTTTGTACAGGGGGCCCATGGTGTCCCAGAAGGCCGGCTCCGAGCACCCGGCGCAGCCGTGGCCGCTCCCCACCGGCCAGCTAGTCTTGTCGTTGTAGCGTTGAGTGGGACAATTGTGGAACGTGGCCGGCCCCTTGCAGCCCATCCGGTAGAGGCAGAACCCCTTGCGGTGGCCGTCGTCGCCCCACTGCTCCACGTACTGGCCGGCATCGAAATGGGGGCGGCGCTCGCAGTTGTCGTGGATGCGTTTGCCATAGGCGAACAGCGGCCGGCCGTGGCCGTCCAGGGCCGGGATCTTGCCGAATACCAGATAGTGGACCACGGTGGCGGTCAGGTTGTCGGCATTGACCGGACAGCCGGGCAGGTTGATGACCGTTGCGCCGGGAACCGCCTCTTTGACGCCGACGGCCCCGGTGGGGTTGGGCACGGCAGCCGGGATGCCGCCGAAGGATGCGCAGGTGCCCACCGCGATGGTTGCCAGGGCGCCGCCGCAGACCTGGCGCGCCCGCTCAAGGTGCGACTTGCCGCCCACACAGCCATAGACGCCGCCGTCCCTCATGGGGATCGATCCCTCGACGACGCAAAGGTACTTGCCCCTGTAGTCGGCAATGGTTTTTTCCAGGGCGGCTTCCGCCTGGTGCCCGGCGGCGGCCATGATGGTCTCATGGTAGTCGACGGAGAGGATATCGAGGACGATCTCCCCCACGGTCGGGTTGGCGGAGCGCAGCAGCGCCTCCGTATCCCCGGCGCAATCCTGAAACTCCAGCCAGACCAGCGGCGGGCGCTTGACCTCGTCCAGGGCCTGGGCAACTTTGGGGGCGAAGGTGACCGGCAGGGCCATGGCAGCGGTCATGGCGGAACAGAATTTCAAAAAATCCCGTCGGGAAACCCCCCGTTCCCTGAGTATTTCTCCTACAGAGTACTCGCGCATTGCGCAATTACGTTCTAACAAACCGTTTTCAGCACCATCATCTTGACTGTTCATTCACAACCCCCTTTTTGGCTGGAGTGACCTAACATCAATCATTATGGGCATATATTGAATATATTTATTGCCATTCAGTATAATATAAAAATGTTCTATTGCAATATTTTTTGTCAATCTTTCTTGGGATGCCACAAAAAAACGGCTGCCGAAGCAGCCGTTGCACAGGGGAATTTGAAAAATCAGTTTTTGGGTTTGGTCTTTTTCTTTTGTTTGAGCGATTCCCTGAGACGCTTGGAGGCCCGCTCGATCATCAGGTGGTGACTGCCCAGGTGGGGCGATTCCGCAGCAGGCACGCGCTGGGTGTAACTACCATCCGGGTGCATGTCCCAGACCGAGCGTTGGTCGGAAAGATGAATATCGAAGATGGCCCGCAACTCCTTGGTCAACTCCGGTGACTCGACCGGACAGAGGACCTCTACACGCGCTTCAAGATTGCGTTTCATGGCGTCTGCCGAAGCGATGAAATAGTCATCCGCGCCGCCGTTTCTGAAATAGTAGAGACGCGAGTGTTCCAGGAAGCGCCCGACGACGCTCATAACCCTAATATTCTCCGAAAGCCCGGGAATGCCGGGGCGCAGCCGGCAGGTGTCGCGCACCACCAGGTCGACCTTCACCCCTGCCTGGGACGCCCGGTAGAGCGCCTTGACGATATCGCCATCTTCCAGGGCGTTCATCTTGAACTGGATCAGCCCGCCCCCTTTTTGGCGGTGCGACTCGATCTCCCGTTCAATCCCCGCCAGGAGCGCCTTTTTGAGCATCCGGGGCGCCGGTACGATCTTCTGGTAGTTACGTTTCGCCATGAAACCGGTGGTCAGGTAGTTGAACAACTCCGTCACGTCCTGGCCGATCGTCTGATCGCAGGTCAACAGTCCCAGGTCGCTGTAGATGCGCGCCGTCTCGGCATGGTAATTTCCGGTGCCGATGTGCACATACCGCCGCAGCCCGTTATAGTCCTGACGCACCACCAGAATCACCTTGCAATGGGTCTTGAGGCCAACGACGCCGTAGGTCACATGGATACCGGCCTCTTCCATCCGTTCCGCCAGGCGGATATTGGCCGCCTCGTCGAAGCGGGCCTTGAGTTCCACCACCACCGCCACCTGTTTGCCGTTCTGGGCGGCCAGCACCAGGGAATCGATGATGCGTCCCTGGATGGAGGTGCGGTAGAGGGTCATCTTGATGCCGCGTACCTTGGGGTCGGTGGCCGCTTCCCGCAGGAAGCGCTCCACCGATGTGGAGAACGACTCGTAGGGGTGTTGCAGCAGGATGGAGCCGCAGTCGCGGATGATATGGAAGATGTTGCGCGTCGCCTGCAACTGGGGGTGTTCGATGGGGTAATGGGGCTGGTCGTGCAGCCGGGCATAATCGAGGCCAGCGAGTTCGAACAGGTCGCGCAGGGCCAGAAGACCGGGCACCTCGAAGACGTCGTTTTCTTCGTCCAGCTCCAACTCGGCCGCCAGGCGACCGCGATGGACCGGATCCATGCCGGCGCCGATCTCCAGGCGCACAATCGGGGCGAACTTCCGCTCCTTCAATTCGGACTCGATCATAGCCATCAGATCGTCGGCTTCCTCCTCATCCCGTTCGGTATTGGCATTGCGGGTCACGCGGAAGATTTCGCAGCTCACGATACTCATGCCGGGAAAGAGCGTGTCCAGGTTGTTCATCATCACGTCTTCCAGGCAGACGAAATGGTCCCCCTTCCCCACCCTTATAAAACGGGGTGTTCCCAGGCCGACCGGCACCTTGACCCGCGCCAGGGACACCTCCCGCGCCCTGGGGTAGCGCAGGGTCACCAGCAGGTTGAGGGACAGGTTGGAAATGAACGGGAATGGGTGGGCCGGGTCGATGGACTGGGGGGTCAGCAGGGGAAAGATGTTGGTATAGTAGTGCTCCCGCAATGTCTTCTTTTCCTTGGCGGTAAGTTCGTTGTAGGATTCTACGGCGATGCCCTTTTCCTCCAGCAGGGAGCAGAGGTGGCGGAAAAGCTGATCCTTGCGGGCCTCAAGACTGCGAATGACAAGGTGGCACTCCTGAACCTGCTGGTGCGGTGTACGGCCATCCAGGGTCAGCTCCCGCATGCCGGCGCCGATCTGCTGCTTAAGGCCACCGATGCGCTTCATGAAAAATTCGTCCAGATTTGAACTGACAATGGCGATGAACTTCAGGCGCTCGAGCAGGGGCGTCCGGCTGTCCTCGGCTTCGTGCAGTACCCGCTGGTTAAATTCCAGCCACGTCAACTCCCGGTTGAGATACCACTCGCTGTCGTTCAGATCGAATTCGGGAGCAGCCGGAGTTTCCTCAACGGCCACAGGCGGCTTCCGTTTCGTCGCCTTGGCCTTGGGGGGCTTTGCCGGTGTTGGGTCTACCTTGTCCACCTTGCCTCGCTTGGTCTTTTTCTGGGCTTGTTTCTTGGTACGGGGGGATGCTGTCACCGTGGTCTCCAGGGTGCGGATTTGTTCTACCTGATAGATGTTACATTATTATGGCACCGTAGCAACAAGCATGGAACAGATTTGCGTCTACAGCACTGTTGTGGTACACCTGATCACCTATGAAACGACTCAACACTCCGCAGCAACAGGCTGTCAACCACACCGAGGGCGCCCTGCTGATCCTGGCCGGGGCCGGTTCCGGAAAGACCCAGGTCATCACAAGCCGCATCGTTCACCTGCTCAAGGATAAGCGCATCCCCGCCGACAACATCCTGGCGGTGACCTTCACCAACAAGGCCGCCCGGGAGATGAAGGAGCGCGTCGGCGCCATGGCCGGCAGAATGGCGGACGGGATCATCATCTCTACCTTCCATTCCCTGGGGGTGCGCATCCTGCGCCGCGATATCCGGGCGCTGGGCTTCAAGCCCAACTTTTCGATCTACTCCACGTCGGACCAGGCCGGCGTACTGCGGCAGGCCATGCGGGAGCGGGACATCGACCCGAAGCAATGCGACCCGGACCTGATGCTCTGGAAGATCTCCGGCCTCAAAAACCGTCTCATCACCCCTGCCGAATTCAAACCGGCCCACGACGACAAGCTCGAACTGGCCACGGCCGCAGTCTACCCTCGCTACCAGGAACTGCTCAAGGGGTTCAACGCCATCGATTTCGACGACATTATCATGCTTTCGGTCAGGCTGCTGCAATCCAACGCCGCTATCCTGGGGCACTGGCAGGAGCGTTTCCGCTACATCATGGTGGATGAGTATCAGGATACCAACGCCTCACAGTACCTGCTGATCTCGCTTCTGGCTCAGAAACACGGCAACATCTGCGTGGTGGGGGACGACGACCAGTCCATCTACGGCTGGCGCGGGGCCGAGGTGCAGAACATCCTCAATTTCGGAGACGACTATCCGGGCTGCCGGGTGATCAAGCTGGAGCAGAACTACCGTTCCACCAGCTCGATCCTGGATGCGGCCAACAGCGTCATCAGGAACAACCCGGTCCGTACCGACAAGGCCCTCTGGACGGCCGGCGGCCAGGGGCGCGGGATCGACCTGATCGTTGCGGCCGACGAAGAGGAAGAGGCCGCCAGGGTGGCTGACAGCATGATGCTGGAGCAGTTCCGCGGCAAACTCCCGTGGTCCGATTTTGCCGTACTCTACCGATCCAACGCCCAGAGCCGGGCCTTCGAGGAAAAATTGCGCCTGGAGCGCATCCCCTATATCGTGGTGGGGGGACAGCAGTTCTACGAACGCAAGGAGGTCAAAGACGCCGTGGCCTACCTGCGGGTCATCGACAACCCGGGCGACGAGGCATCCCTGCTGCGCATCATCAACTTCCCCCGCCGGGGCATCGGCGACAACACCCTTTTGCACCTCAACCAGTGGTCCCTGGCGCACAACGTTCCCCTGTTCGAGGCCTTGGGCCGGGTGGCGGAGATCGCCGACATCTCGGAGTCGTCGAAAAAAGCGGTAGGGGCCTTCCACCGGATGATGACGGAGGTTATTGCCGGTTTCGGCCGCACCGACCTGGGGGCCCAGGTCAACGCCCTTTTCAACCGCCTGCGCATCGAGGACGAATTGTACCGCACCCTGAACGACGCTTCCCAGGCCCGCAAGCGGATCGAGAATATCGAACAGGTGGTCAACTCCCTGGCCATATTCGAGGCCCAAACCCCCAGGGCCACCCTGTCGGCGTTTCTCGAGAGGATCTCGCTGATGGACGAGGAAAAATCGGAGGACGACAAGGAGCACGGCCACGACGCCGTCACACTCATGTCGCTGCACTCCAGCAAAGGGCTGGAATTCAACCATGTTTACCTGGTGGGGTTGGAGGAGGAATTGCTCCCCCACAAGCGTTCCATTGAGGAGGACCCGGCCTGTGCCGAGGAACGGCGGCTGTGCTACGTGGGCATCACCCGCGCCCGCCAGCACCTGACCATCTCCCGCTGCCGGACCCGCAGGAAGTACGGCAGCATCGAAGAACGCAAGCCGAGCCGTTTTTTGGCAGAGATACCGGAGCACCTGCTGCTTGATGCGTCAACCGATGGCGGCGAGGCCGCGGAGGGGGAACCGGTGGATCTGGCGGCAGCCTTCTTTGCCCAGATGCTGGGGGAGTGACCTGAATCGGAGCGGCTTCTCACTCGCTCACAGGGGCACAGAGGACACCCAAAATCAAAGGCTTATAGCGGTAAAACAAAATCTTGTATTTTATTCTAAGTCGTTAGTCTTCCTGATTTTCTCTGTGCATCTGTGAGCTCTGTGAGAGATTGCCTTTACCCCGCCGTGATCACCAGGAACCGGTCATCGAAATAACGTTCCAGCAGCGGACGCACATCATGCCATGACAGCCCCCCTCCCCCGCAACCGGGTCGCGGCACCACGATCATCTTCCAACCAGCCGTATCGGCAAGCGCGGCCAATTCACGGGCGGACTGTTCGATCAACCCCAGGTCGGGGACGGCATAGGGCGACTGCTCCACCGGGAAACTCACCAAATTGCCGCCCAGGTGATGCACATGGTTGCCGTCCTCTGCGATGCAGGCGCCAAGCCTTCCGGGAAACCAGGGAAAGAGCCGCGCAGCCTGGGCAGCCACCCCTCGTCCCATGACAGCCTTGCCGTTTTTCGCCACCTCCCCGTTGGTAGTAATGGCAACAATGGCGGTTTTTTGATAATCCCAGATATTGCCGTGGATCTCACGCATCGGAGTTTACCTCGAAAAAAACCCGCGGCTGGTGACAGCGCGGGCTGTAGTAACGGTCAGTAGAGTTTGTGGATGAAGTTGGCGATTTCCTCACCCTCGTCCGTTGCCTGGATCGGCATGACCCCCCTGATGCGGCCCAATCCGCCCCCCTCGCCGCCGGAGCGGGTATCGCTGAAGGTTGCCAGTTCCTTGCCGGTTTTGGCGTCAACCAGACGGCCCGAGACCGAGATATTGGTCTTGCCGCTCTCCGGGGCCATCCATCCCAGGAAAAACTTGGCCGCACCGATGCCGCCGTTGAACTTGGTAAATTTACCCTCCACGATTATGGCCTTGCCCTTTGGCGTGCCGCCGGCAAGCACGTTTTTGAACTTCCCTTCCTTTTTCAGGTACTTGACAAGGCTTTCTTTCAGGTTCTTTACGAGGGTCGGCTTGATTTCCTCCACGATCTTCTTTTCCTCGTCGTCGAGATTGGCCAATTCAGCCCCCTCGGTGGCAAAGGCCTTGACGACTATCGTGTCGTAGGCGGACAGGCGCTCGCTGGTAAAAATAGATTCCTTGCCCAAAACATCGGGACTGGGCAGCGTATCCCTGGCAAACACCGTGAATGCGCCGCACAGCAAAAAAACGACAAGCAAAGAAACTTTTTTCATAATCCCCCCCATTTAATTGTTACAATTGACTATAGCAACACAGGTGTCATTGTCAATCATAAAGTTGCATTATTTCGAATAGTTACGAATTAGCCATCCCCAACTCCCATCCAGACGCACAAAAGGTGCCCCATGGCAAATACAAGGCTTGATACATCCGCATACATCGCCCGGCTCAGGGCGCTGGACAAGAACGCACTCCCGCCTGACGGCGGCCAGGGCTTCAATCGCCTGATTTTTGCCCGCAGCCCCTATCTGCTGCAGCACGCCGAAAACCCGGTGGCATGGTATGAATGGGGCGATGCAGCCTTTGAGAAGGCCCGTGGCGAAAACCGGCCGGTATTGCTCTCCATCGGCTACGCCACCTGCCACTGGTGCCATGTCATGGCCCATGAGTCCTTTGAGGACGAGCAGGTTGCCGCGCTGTTGAACAGCCACTTCGTCTGTATCAAGGTGGACCGGGAGGAGCGCCCGGATATCGACGATTTTTACATGGCCGTGTCCCAGGTGTTGACCGGCAGCGGCGGGTGGCCGCTGAACATCTTCATGACGCCGGACAAACGCCCCTTCATGGCCGTCACCTACCTGCCCCGACAGGGACGCGGGGGGCAGAGCGGC
The genomic region above belongs to Oryzomonas sagensis and contains:
- a CDS encoding SpoIIE family protein phosphatase; this encodes MSSGFAHAAIISALYTALIFLIAWYAHRRKETGRSIVGNPYVYSLSIAVYCTSWTFYGSVGKAATTGLDFLMIYVGPSLTAFSWFFLLRRIVQISKENNITSIADFISLRYGKSLWLGALVTLISTLGIMPYIALQIKAVSTSFYLIGGFRANSIHIPHGGGELSVPTGLLLALILSIFSIIFGARRLASSERHEGLIAAVAFESLVKLVSLLGVGIFVTYYLFDGFGDIFTRFHAARPKLFEQLFTFGGASNDPGYIPSFTMLVMSMAAIMLLPRQFHVMVIENSDEKHITKAMWLFPAYLFLINLFVMPIALGGILTTGSSTGADFFVINVPLLSGHGTIALLAFLGGVSAAAGMVMVESVAISTMLLNNIFMPVIVRFTPQPWFPYLLINLKRLGIILVIFLGYFYYRIAGDSYMLVNMGLISFSAACQFLPVMLGGLYWRRGNKTGAITGILFGFLTWAYTLLLPSLGKPGWLGMELFTKGPFGIGLLKPTELFGLSNMDLWSHSLFWSMLFNVGAYIFCSILLRQDESEREQVRRFIGSYEQERAYYPAETKRLSKPVTIGQFVNLMAKFIGEADAHRAISSHLGDREMDADGNVPEFELPNLKRFTEKTLAGSVGAAAAGAIVDSFLSDMGSRMESVYDIFSSVRTSLDQSREALYVRLKASEIINRTLDLQIIMDDLLNLLLKEFKLDVAFIQLRNGNGTLTVKSYQGSNRRPVAPRHWFMESAPYWDMALLDRKPHFVNDTSQISGTVNLEQTIGEGIVSCAYLPIFREGEPSLGVLSVFSKSITGIFTEEFISLLCSLAGQLAQAVTIVREMEAKERERNEKELALLTSARVTRDMEIAQQIQMSLLPDAAPETFGIDMAGRCISAAHVGGDYYDFFKRDDRTIDLLIADVSGHSVGAALIMAEVRTLLRAQVNSAHSASAILQILNSQLYDDLTRSELFITMFYAKYNSATGRLSFANAGHNRPMISRDGEHSCVELDAEGLILGVKTSVIFEERSFELKAGDVLLFYTDGLTEARNERDEMFGTGRVCSLLGTLRHLPAREIIDAFYAAVRGFTASETFQDDISLVVLKIL
- a CDS encoding HyaD/HybD family hydrogenase maturation endopeptidase codes for the protein MILHDGQAQAPAILVLGIGNLVMCDDGVGVRVVQELQKRYRFPPQVEIMDGGTLGLDLLPMLEGIGRLLVVDAVETGGKPGTLVRLSGKELPIALQTKVSPHQMGLKDLLAVAELLGHAPREMVLVGIQPASIEMGAELSQNITAQLEKMIGNVLTELNEWGVEARPF
- a CDS encoding ATP-binding protein; its protein translation is MKNTIDIEIVVPNQTRYLSMIGKIGENVVRELDRFKGDREALAHHLNVVLTEAMVNAIKHANAADPSKEIQIRISVSDQEICIKVYDSGQGFDLTSVPDPKFEADQLGEKGRGIFIIRSLMDSVEYKKADGGNVLEMKKSLG
- the cybH gene encoding Ni/Fe-hydrogenase, b-type cytochrome subunit, with the translated sequence MSEQCKFKNYIWELPVRWCHWINVICIVVLSVTGFFIGTPFSFGRSASDFTMGWIRFIHFAAAYLFAVSVISRVIWSFIGNKYSGWKEFFPLATARGRHKLLRMLRYYLLIDKDVPETVGHNPLATTAYIALFCIYSTMILTGFALYAEHAPASPMHRALGFMYALFSDQGMRLTHHFGMWLIVGFVINHIYSAWLMDIKEHGSEISSMFCGYKFTVKKED
- a CDS encoding STAS domain-containing protein, translating into MQLKIEENGAVRVIYVKEERLDAHNSDELKAELNRLFDNGAKDLLIDLKEVRFIDSSGLGVLVSGFKNASARQGSLKLSALQSQVKSMFELTRLHRVFDIFPTVDDALESY